A single region of the Pseudomonas sp. B21-023 genome encodes:
- a CDS encoding NADP-dependent glyceraldehyde-3-phosphate dehydrogenase translates to MDRLLDSLFPTLEDIPEAWRLGAPLEQRDYLVNGELRHWAGPLATVRSPVWLKEGDSERQVILGSAPLLDADTALTALDAAVAAYDKGRGAWPNMRVAERIGHVETFLARMREQRTAVVKLLMWEIGKNLKDSEKEFDRTCDYIVDTIEALKDLDRRSSRFELEQGTLGQIRRAPLGVALCMGPYNYPLNETFTTLIPALIMGNTVVFKPAKFGVLLIRPLLEAFRDSFPPGVINVIYGRGRETVSALMASGKVDVFAFIGTHKAASDLKKLHPRPHRLRAALGLDAKNPGIVLPQVDLDNAVEEAVTGALSFNGQRCTALKILFVHEDVVEAFLDKFQRKLAALKPGMPWEPGVALTPLPEPGKLDYLDSLVDDAIAKGARVLNEGGGQSRGSFFYPALLYPVSQDMRVYHEEQFGPLVPVVPYRDLQSVIDYVLDSDYGQQLSLFGNDPQTIGALVDTFANQVGRINLNAQCQRGPDTYPFNGRKNSAEGTLSVHDALRVFSIRTLVATKFQEANKELISEIIRNRQSSFLTTDYIF, encoded by the coding sequence ATGGACCGTCTGCTCGACTCGCTGTTTCCCACCCTCGAGGACATCCCCGAAGCCTGGCGCCTCGGCGCCCCCCTGGAGCAACGCGACTACCTGGTCAACGGTGAACTGCGGCACTGGGCCGGCCCCCTGGCTACCGTGCGCAGCCCGGTCTGGCTCAAGGAAGGCGACAGTGAGCGCCAGGTCATCCTCGGCAGTGCCCCCCTGCTTGACGCCGACACGGCGCTCACCGCGCTTGACGCGGCCGTGGCCGCCTACGACAAGGGCCGCGGCGCCTGGCCGAACATGCGCGTCGCCGAGCGTATCGGGCATGTCGAAACTTTCCTGGCGCGCATGCGCGAGCAGCGCACGGCGGTGGTCAAGCTGCTGATGTGGGAGATCGGCAAGAACCTCAAGGATTCGGAGAAGGAGTTCGACCGCACCTGCGACTACATCGTCGACACCATCGAGGCGCTCAAGGACCTCGACCGTCGCTCCAGCCGCTTCGAGCTCGAGCAGGGCACCCTTGGCCAGATCCGCCGCGCACCGCTGGGCGTTGCGCTGTGCATGGGCCCATACAACTACCCGCTCAACGAAACCTTCACCACGCTGATCCCGGCGCTGATCATGGGCAACACCGTGGTGTTCAAGCCCGCCAAATTCGGCGTGCTGCTGATCCGCCCATTGCTCGAAGCCTTCCGCGACAGCTTCCCGCCTGGGGTGATCAACGTCATCTACGGGCGTGGCCGCGAGACCGTCAGCGCACTGATGGCCAGCGGCAAGGTCGACGTGTTCGCCTTCATCGGCACCCACAAGGCCGCCAGCGACCTGAAGAAGCTCCACCCACGCCCGCACCGCCTGCGCGCGGCGCTGGGCCTGGACGCCAAGAACCCCGGCATCGTCCTGCCCCAGGTCGACCTCGACAACGCCGTCGAAGAGGCCGTCACCGGCGCCCTGTCGTTCAACGGCCAGCGTTGCACCGCGTTGAAGATCCTGTTCGTGCACGAGGACGTGGTCGAGGCATTCCTCGACAAGTTCCAGCGCAAGCTCGCCGCGCTCAAGCCCGGCATGCCCTGGGAACCCGGCGTGGCGCTGACGCCGCTGCCGGAACCCGGCAAGCTCGACTACCTCGACAGCCTGGTGGACGACGCCATCGCCAAAGGCGCCCGGGTGCTCAACGAGGGCGGTGGGCAGAGCCGCGGCTCGTTCTTCTACCCTGCGCTGCTCTACCCGGTCAGCCAGGACATGCGCGTCTATCACGAGGAACAATTCGGCCCCCTGGTGCCCGTGGTCCCCTACCGCGACCTGCAGAGCGTGATCGACTACGTGCTCGATTCCGACTACGGCCAGCAGCTGAGCCTGTTCGGCAACGACCCGCAGACCATTGGCGCGCTGGTCGATACCTTCGCCAACCAGGTCGGCCGGATCAACCTCAACGCCCAATGCCAGCGCGGCCCGGATACCTATCCATTCAACGGCCGCAAGAACAGTGCCGAAGGGACCTTGTCGGTGCATGACGCATTGCGCGTGTTCTCCATCCGCACCTTGGTGGCGACCAAGTTCCAGGAAGCCAACAAAGAACTGATCAGCGAGATCATCCGCAACCGGCAGTCGAGCTTCCTTACGACCGACTACATCTTCTGA
- a CDS encoding VOC family protein: protein MAAKPIPEGQHSLTPYLGIKDAAKAIEFYKSAFGAMEMFRLEGPDGSIGHAELKIGDSSLMLGSPCDMEGGLKPSETIETPAVGLHLYVEDCDKVYAQALRAGATAVREVQDQFYGDRSGTLKDPFNNLWFVSTHKEDLSPEEIRARAAKMFGGQ, encoded by the coding sequence ATGGCAGCCAAGCCCATCCCCGAAGGCCAGCACAGCCTGACCCCATACCTCGGCATCAAGGACGCCGCCAAGGCCATCGAGTTCTACAAGAGCGCCTTCGGCGCCATGGAAATGTTCCGCCTCGAAGGCCCTGACGGCAGCATCGGCCATGCCGAACTGAAAATCGGCGACTCCTCGCTGATGCTCGGCTCGCCCTGCGACATGGAGGGCGGCCTCAAGCCCAGCGAGACCATCGAGACGCCGGCTGTCGGCCTGCACCTGTATGTCGAGGACTGCGACAAAGTCTATGCCCAGGCCCTGCGCGCCGGCGCGACAGCAGTACGCGAGGTGCAGGACCAGTTCTATGGCGACCGCAGCGGCACCCTGAAGGATCCGTTCAACAACCTGTGGTTCGTCTCCACCCACAAGGAAGACCTCAGCCCCGAGGAAATCCGCGCCCGCGCCGCCAAAATGTTCGGCGGCCAGTGA
- the yiaY gene encoding L-threonine dehydrogenase has product MSSTFFIPAVNIMGIDCLEEAMAAIAGYGLRKALIVTDVGLAKAGVAERIAGMLAMRDIDSRVFDGAKPNPSIANVEAGLAMLRREGCDCVISLGGGSPHDCAKGIALCATNGGHISDYEGVDRSSKPQLPLIAINTTAGTASEMTRFCIITDEARHVKMAIVDRNVTPILSVNDPALMVGMPKGLTAATGMDALTHAIEAYVSTAATPITDACALKAISLVSANLRQAVADGGDLVARENMAYAQFLAGMAFNNASLGYVHAMAHQLGGFYDLPHGVCNAVLLPHVQRFNAKVSATRLRDVAKAMGVKVCALDAEQGAGAAISAIEHLAAAIGIPAGLAELGAKVEDVPVLAANALKDACGLTNPRVASQVEIEAIFKAAF; this is encoded by the coding sequence ATGAGCAGCACGTTCTTCATCCCCGCCGTAAACATCATGGGTATCGACTGCCTGGAAGAGGCGATGGCGGCGATTGCCGGCTACGGCCTGCGCAAGGCGTTGATCGTCACCGATGTCGGGCTGGCCAAGGCCGGCGTGGCCGAGCGCATCGCCGGCATGCTGGCCATGCGCGACATCGATTCGCGGGTGTTCGACGGCGCCAAGCCCAACCCGAGCATCGCCAACGTCGAGGCGGGCCTGGCGATGCTGCGTCGCGAGGGCTGCGACTGCGTGATCTCCCTGGGCGGTGGCTCGCCCCACGACTGCGCCAAGGGCATCGCGCTGTGCGCCACCAACGGCGGGCATATCAGCGACTACGAGGGCGTCGACCGCTCGAGCAAGCCGCAGCTGCCGCTGATCGCGATCAACACCACGGCGGGCACCGCCAGCGAGATGACGCGCTTCTGCATCATCACCGACGAGGCGCGCCACGTGAAAATGGCCATCGTCGACCGCAACGTCACCCCGATCCTGTCGGTGAACGATCCGGCGCTGATGGTCGGCATGCCCAAGGGGCTCACCGCGGCCACGGGCATGGATGCCTTGACCCACGCCATCGAGGCCTATGTGTCCACCGCCGCCACGCCGATCACCGATGCCTGCGCGCTCAAGGCCATCAGTCTTGTCAGTGCCAACCTGCGCCAGGCGGTCGCCGACGGTGGTGACCTGGTGGCGCGGGAGAACATGGCCTACGCCCAGTTCCTCGCGGGCATGGCGTTCAACAATGCCTCGCTGGGTTATGTGCATGCCATGGCCCACCAGTTGGGCGGCTTCTACGACTTGCCCCATGGTGTGTGCAACGCGGTGCTGCTGCCCCATGTGCAGCGCTTCAATGCCAAGGTCAGCGCCACGCGCCTGCGTGATGTGGCCAAGGCCATGGGGGTGAAGGTATGCGCGCTGGACGCCGAGCAGGGGGCCGGCGCTGCGATTTCGGCCATCGAGCACCTGGCGGCGGCCATCGGCATCCCGGCCGGGCTGGCCGAACTGGGGGCCAAGGTCGAGGATGTGCCGGTGCTGGCGGCCAATGCGTTGAAGGATGCCTGCGGGCTGACCAATCCACGGGTGGCCAGCCAGGTGGAGATCGAGGCGATCTTCAAGGCGGCGTTTTAG
- the ilvA gene encoding threonine ammonia-lyase, biosynthetic — translation MSSLSATPRTPATPQQLLSEQVRRILSAPVYDLAIETPLQAAPALSASLGNQILLKREDLQPTFSFKIRGAYTRLSRLTPEQRARGVITASAGNHAQGVALAASHLGIKATIVMPTTTPSLKVEGVRSRGGHVVLHGESFPHALAHALQLADRDGATFVPPFDDPDVIAGQGTVAMEILRQHPGPLHAIFVPVGGGGLVAGIAAYVKYLRPEVKVIGVEPQDSNCLQAALAAGERVILPQVGTFADGVAVAQVGAHCFELCRHFVDEVVTVGSDELCAAIKDIYDDTRSITEPSGALAVAGIKRYVAREGLQGQTMVAIDSGANVNFDRLRHVAERAELGEQREAIIAVTIPERPGSFRAFCLALGKRQITEFNYRYYPGKEARLFVGVQTHPQQDPRQQLLASLGEQGYQVLDLTDNELAKLHVRHTVGGHAAPGAGERVLRFEFPERPGALLGFLERLGKRWNISLFHYRNHGAAQARVFAGLEVPEDELAGLPRALDEMGYQYWDETENPAYRLFMG, via the coding sequence ATGTCCAGCCTCAGCGCCACCCCTCGTACCCCGGCAACCCCCCAACAACTGCTGTCCGAGCAAGTGCGCCGGATTCTCTCGGCGCCGGTGTACGACCTGGCCATCGAAACCCCCTTGCAAGCGGCGCCGGCCCTGTCGGCCAGCCTGGGCAACCAGATCCTGCTCAAGCGCGAAGACCTGCAACCGACGTTCTCCTTCAAGATCCGCGGCGCCTACACCCGTCTGTCACGCCTGACACCCGAACAGCGCGCCCGCGGCGTGATCACCGCTTCGGCCGGCAACCATGCCCAGGGTGTGGCCCTGGCCGCGTCGCACCTGGGCATCAAGGCCACCATCGTCATGCCGACCACCACACCCTCGCTCAAGGTCGAAGGCGTGCGCTCACGGGGCGGCCATGTGGTGCTGCACGGCGAGAGCTTTCCGCACGCATTGGCCCACGCCCTGCAACTGGCCGATCGCGACGGCGCCACCTTCGTACCGCCGTTCGACGACCCCGATGTCATCGCCGGGCAGGGGACCGTGGCCATGGAGATCCTGCGCCAGCACCCGGGCCCGTTGCATGCGATCTTCGTCCCCGTCGGCGGCGGTGGCCTGGTCGCAGGGATCGCCGCCTATGTCAAGTACCTGCGCCCGGAGGTCAAGGTGATCGGCGTCGAACCGCAGGACTCCAACTGCCTGCAGGCCGCCCTGGCCGCAGGTGAGCGGGTGATCCTGCCGCAGGTAGGTACCTTCGCCGACGGTGTGGCGGTGGCGCAGGTGGGGGCGCACTGCTTCGAGCTGTGCCGCCACTTCGTCGACGAGGTGGTGACGGTCGGCAGCGACGAACTGTGCGCCGCGATCAAGGACATCTACGATGACACCCGCTCGATCACCGAGCCTTCCGGGGCCCTGGCGGTGGCCGGCATCAAGCGCTACGTGGCCCGTGAAGGGCTGCAAGGGCAGACCATGGTCGCCATCGACTCCGGCGCCAACGTCAACTTCGACCGCCTGCGCCACGTGGCCGAGCGCGCCGAGTTGGGCGAGCAGCGCGAGGCGATCATCGCCGTGACCATCCCCGAGCGCCCCGGCAGTTTCCGCGCGTTCTGCCTGGCCCTGGGCAAGCGCCAGATCACCGAGTTCAACTACCGCTACTACCCAGGCAAGGAGGCACGCCTGTTCGTCGGCGTGCAGACCCACCCGCAGCAGGACCCGCGGCAACAGTTGCTGGCCAGCCTGGGCGAACAGGGCTACCAGGTGCTCGACCTGACCGACAACGAACTGGCCAAGCTGCACGTGCGCCATACCGTCGGCGGTCACGCGGCACCCGGCGCCGGTGAGCGCGTGCTGCGCTTCGAATTCCCCGAGCGCCCGGGGGCATTGCTGGGCTTTCTCGAGCGCCTGGGCAAGCGCTGGAACATCAGCCTGTTCCACTACCGCAACCATGGCGCGGCACAGGCACGGGTGTTCGCCGGGCTGGAGGTGCCCGAGGACGAGTTGGCCGGGTTGCCACGGGCACTGGACGAGATGGGCTACCAGTACTGGGACGAGACGGAGAATCCGGCGTATCGGTTGTTCATGGGGTAG
- a CDS encoding FecR family protein, with product MNQDRHIPSEDDAITDAAAHWCMRLHADDCTAAEREAFGQWLAADPRHAEEYQAMLEIWDTADLLPRTAQVIPLPVRRPAATRHWRPFASAAAIALLALPLAGWLGWEQGWLPNGYQHFEATDHLRQVRLGDGSSVELNLNSELRFLNFKDERRVTLIKGEAFFKVTHDSSHPFIVHAADGQTQVTGTQFNVWKYKDQVKVTLVEGSVLVSSGGGSGGYRLGPGMQASYHKGDFEPELNQSDDYANSLAWRSGRLVLDNLSLGQALPVINRYLDKPLTLADDSTANIRISGIYSTREVERLVDTLPKVLPVYLTRSKDGSTVLNRIVPAPTRG from the coding sequence ATGAATCAGGACCGCCACATTCCAAGCGAAGACGATGCAATCACCGATGCCGCCGCGCATTGGTGCATGCGCCTGCACGCCGACGATTGCACGGCGGCCGAGCGTGAGGCGTTCGGCCAATGGTTGGCTGCCGACCCGCGGCATGCCGAGGAATACCAGGCGATGCTGGAAATCTGGGACACCGCCGACCTGCTGCCGCGCACCGCCCAGGTGATCCCGCTGCCCGTGCGGCGCCCTGCGGCGACGCGCCACTGGCGCCCGTTCGCCTCCGCCGCGGCCATCGCCCTGCTCGCCCTGCCGCTGGCAGGCTGGCTCGGCTGGGAACAGGGCTGGCTGCCCAACGGCTACCAGCATTTCGAAGCCACCGACCACCTGCGGCAGGTACGCCTGGGCGACGGCAGCAGCGTCGAGCTGAACCTCAACAGCGAGCTGCGCTTCCTGAACTTCAAGGATGAGCGCCGGGTCACCCTGATCAAGGGCGAGGCGTTCTTCAAGGTCACCCACGACAGCAGCCACCCGTTCATCGTCCACGCCGCCGACGGCCAGACCCAGGTCACCGGCACCCAGTTCAACGTGTGGAAGTACAAGGACCAGGTCAAGGTGACGCTGGTGGAAGGTTCGGTGCTGGTCAGCAGCGGCGGCGGCTCCGGCGGCTATCGCCTTGGCCCGGGCATGCAGGCCAGCTACCACAAGGGCGATTTCGAACCCGAACTGAACCAGAGCGACGACTACGCCAACAGTCTGGCCTGGCGCAGCGGCAGGCTGGTGCTGGACAACCTCAGCCTCGGCCAGGCGCTGCCGGTGATCAACCGTTACCTGGACAAACCGCTCACCCTGGCCGACGACAGCACCGCCAACATTCGCATCAGTGGCATCTACAGCACCCGCGAGGTGGAACGCCTGGTCGACACGCTGCCCAAGGTGCTGCCGGTATACCTGACCCGCAGCAAGGACGGCAGCACCGTCCTCAACCGTATCGTGCCGGCGCCGACCCGCGGCTGA
- a CDS encoding Na+/H+ antiporter family protein translates to MNAVIAAVGLMLILSLSRVHVVIALIIGALAGGLVGGLGIEGTLKAFNGGLGGGATVALSYALLGAFAVAIAKSGLAHALADRALAMIDRQGHADGGKIKWLLIGLMLVVAVSSQNILPIHIAFIPLLVPPLLYVLTRLRIDRRLIACVITFGLITPYMFLPVGFGNIFLNEILLANVARAGVDVSGVNVTHAMAIPAAGMLAGLLLAVCFSYRKKRDYDLARIEQVEQVSVQYNPVTLLVAGVAIAAAFIIQLWLDSMIIGAMVGFLIFSLSGIVRWKDTDDLFTEGMKMMAMIGFIMIAASGFAEVMKATGEVKSLVETSAQWIDHSKGIGALLMLLVGLLVTMGIGSSFSTVPILAAIFVPLCVQLGFDPLATVCIVGTAGALGDAGSPASDSTLGPTSGLNVDGQHHHIWDTVVPTFLHYNLPLLAFGWLAAMTL, encoded by the coding sequence ATGAATGCAGTGATTGCCGCGGTCGGGCTCATGCTGATCCTGAGCCTGTCCCGTGTGCATGTGGTCATCGCCCTGATCATCGGCGCCCTGGCCGGAGGCCTGGTCGGTGGGCTGGGTATCGAGGGCACCCTCAAGGCCTTCAATGGTGGCCTGGGTGGCGGTGCCACGGTGGCGTTGTCGTACGCGCTGCTCGGCGCCTTCGCGGTGGCCATTGCCAAGTCCGGCCTGGCCCATGCCCTGGCCGATCGGGCCCTGGCGATGATCGATCGCCAGGGCCATGCCGACGGTGGCAAGATCAAGTGGCTGCTGATCGGCCTGATGCTGGTGGTGGCGGTGTCGTCGCAGAACATCCTGCCGATCCACATCGCCTTCATCCCGTTGCTGGTGCCGCCGCTGCTGTACGTGCTGACCCGCCTGCGCATCGACCGCCGGCTGATTGCCTGCGTGATCACCTTCGGCCTGATCACCCCGTACATGTTCCTGCCGGTCGGTTTCGGCAACATCTTTCTCAACGAGATCCTGCTGGCCAACGTCGCCCGCGCCGGCGTCGACGTGAGCGGGGTCAATGTCACCCACGCCATGGCCATTCCCGCCGCGGGCATGCTCGCCGGCCTGTTGCTGGCGGTGTGCTTCAGCTACCGCAAGAAACGTGATTACGACCTGGCGCGGATCGAGCAGGTCGAGCAGGTCAGCGTGCAGTACAACCCGGTGACCCTGCTGGTGGCCGGGGTGGCGATCGCCGCGGCGTTCATCATCCAACTGTGGCTGGACTCGATGATCATCGGCGCGATGGTCGGATTCCTGATCTTCTCGCTGTCGGGGATCGTGCGCTGGAAGGACACCGACGACCTGTTCACCGAAGGCATGAAGATGATGGCGATGATCGGCTTCATAATGATCGCTGCCTCCGGCTTCGCCGAAGTGATGAAGGCCACCGGCGAGGTGAAGAGCCTGGTGGAGACATCAGCGCAATGGATCGACCACAGCAAGGGCATTGGTGCGTTGCTGATGCTGCTGGTGGGGCTGCTGGTGACCATGGGCATCGGTTCGTCGTTTTCCACCGTGCCGATCCTGGCGGCGATCTTCGTGCCGCTTTGCGTGCAGTTGGGCTTCGATCCGCTGGCCACCGTGTGCATCGTCGGTACTGCCGGTGCACTAGGCGATGCCGGTTCGCCGGCTTCGGACTCGACCCTGGGGCCGACCTCCGGGCTGAACGTGGATGGCCAGCACCACCATATCTGGGACACCGTGGTGCCGACGTTCCTCCACTACAACCTGCCGCTGCTGGCGTTTGGCTGGTTGGCGGCGATGACGCTCTGA
- a CDS encoding ABC transporter substrate-binding protein: protein MKKVPTLLASLLLAFGLASTDSAAAAEQPIHFGAIGWESGALTTEILRLIVERGYDYPTDTLPGSTVSMEVALARNDLQVIAEEWAGRSPAWVKAEQAGQVFALGDTVKNAEEGWWVPAYIIKGDPARNLDPLAPDLRSVDDLKRYPQVFDDPEAPGKGRFLNSPSGWTSETVNSQKLKAYGLDGLYNNFRSGTGAALDAEIAAKIKLGKPVLFYYWSPTPLMGRYDLVRLEEPPFDAAAWATLTDPANPAPKGSRSLPAKLSIGVSKAFRDAHPDLVAVFEKVDLPIDTLNKALADMSETRQKPRDAAIAFLRDNPAVWKAWLPAENAAKVEAGL from the coding sequence ATGAAGAAAGTTCCTACCCTGCTGGCCAGCCTGCTCCTTGCCTTCGGCCTGGCCAGCACCGACTCCGCCGCTGCGGCCGAGCAACCCATCCACTTCGGCGCCATCGGCTGGGAAAGCGGCGCACTGACCACCGAGATCCTGCGCCTGATCGTCGAACGTGGCTACGACTACCCCACCGACACCCTGCCCGGCAGCACCGTGAGCATGGAAGTGGCCCTGGCGCGCAACGACCTGCAAGTGATCGCCGAGGAATGGGCCGGGCGCAGCCCAGCCTGGGTCAAGGCCGAGCAGGCCGGCCAGGTGTTCGCCCTGGGCGACACGGTGAAGAACGCGGAGGAAGGCTGGTGGGTACCGGCCTACATCATAAAGGGCGACCCGGCACGCAACCTCGACCCCCTTGCGCCGGACCTGCGCAGCGTCGACGACCTCAAACGCTACCCCCAGGTATTCGACGACCCCGAGGCGCCCGGCAAGGGCCGCTTCCTCAACAGCCCCAGCGGCTGGACTTCCGAGACCGTCAACAGCCAGAAGCTCAAGGCCTATGGCCTGGACGGGCTGTACAACAACTTCCGCAGCGGCACCGGCGCGGCCCTCGACGCCGAGATCGCCGCCAAGATCAAGCTCGGCAAGCCCGTGCTGTTCTACTACTGGAGCCCTACTCCGCTGATGGGCCGCTACGACCTGGTACGCCTCGAAGAGCCCCCGTTCGATGCAGCCGCCTGGGCCACCCTCACAGATCCCGCCAATCCCGCTCCCAAAGGCAGCCGTTCGTTGCCGGCCAAGCTCTCGATCGGGGTATCGAAGGCGTTTCGTGACGCCCACCCGGACCTGGTCGCCGTATTCGAGAAAGTCGACCTGCCCATCGACACCCTGAACAAGGCACTCGCCGACATGAGCGAAACCCGGCAGAAACCTCGCGACGCGGCGATCGCCTTCCTGCGTGACAACCCCGCGGTGTGGAAGGCCTGGCTGCCCGCCGAAAACGCCGCCAAGGTCGAGGCCGGCCTGTGA
- a CDS encoding proline/glycine betaine ABC transporter permease: MSGGFPEALQFSFAAWVNRLVDWLVLHYGDHLRTVSDQLLQLLLGLENLLRLLPWWLLLVLVGLLAWHASRSLVRALMLPLLLALIGMLGLWDKLLQTLALVLVSTGLCVLIGVPLGILLATRPLARRLILPVLDVMQTLPAFVYLIPVLMLFGLGKVPAVFATLIYALPPLVRLTELGLSQIDPSLLQAAHGLGASRWQRLRRIALPLALPSIMAGLNQSVMMALSMVVVASMIGARGLGEDVLAGIQTLNVGQGVEAGLAIVALAMVIDRISQAYGRPGR, translated from the coding sequence GTGAGCGGTGGTTTTCCCGAAGCCCTGCAATTTTCTTTCGCCGCTTGGGTCAACCGCCTGGTCGACTGGCTGGTCCTGCACTATGGCGACCATCTGCGCACCGTCTCCGACCAGTTGCTGCAACTGCTGCTAGGCCTGGAAAACCTGCTCCGCCTGCTGCCCTGGTGGCTGCTGCTGGTGCTGGTCGGCCTGCTGGCCTGGCATGCCAGCCGCAGCCTGGTCCGGGCGTTGATGCTGCCACTACTGCTGGCACTGATTGGCATGCTCGGGCTGTGGGACAAGCTGCTGCAGACCCTCGCCCTGGTGCTGGTCAGCACCGGCCTGTGCGTGCTGATCGGGGTGCCGCTGGGCATCCTGCTGGCCACCCGGCCCCTGGCCCGGCGCCTGATCCTGCCGGTGCTCGACGTGATGCAGACCCTGCCGGCCTTCGTCTACCTGATCCCGGTGCTGATGCTGTTCGGCCTGGGCAAGGTGCCGGCAGTGTTCGCCACGCTGATCTACGCCCTGCCGCCGCTGGTGCGCCTGACCGAGCTGGGCCTTTCGCAGATCGACCCGTCGCTGCTGCAGGCCGCCCACGGCCTGGGTGCCAGCCGCTGGCAACGGCTGCGACGCATCGCCTTGCCGCTGGCCCTGCCAAGCATCATGGCCGGGCTCAACCAGTCGGTGATGATGGCCCTGTCGATGGTGGTGGTAGCCTCGATGATCGGCGCCCGCGGGCTGGGCGAGGACGTGCTGGCCGGTATCCAGACCCTCAACGTCGGCCAAGGCGTCGAGGCGGGCCTGGCGATCGTCGCGCTGGCGATGGTGATCGACCGCATCAGCCAGGCATACGGACGCCCCGGGCGTTGA
- a CDS encoding LysR family transcriptional regulator: MSLKALRTLVTIARHGTFARAADLLSLTPSAVSLHIKTLEDELQVALFDRSRRQVMLTEAGQLAVARAEGILAAYDELADTLASGTSLRGRLRIGAIHTVLARRLPRALVWIKAHHPELHVSVVSGMSAELARRVEDGELDAAVTTEPVSPYPQSLQYTPLFEDRFWAIASPDLAGQSLSALLASQPFLRFDKRAWAGRQIEQELRRQRLQVNEQMELDSQEALARMAAMGLGVAVIPMSDDDLDRLPAATVLPFGEPQLTRRMVLLEHEKSQRRHLSAVLKTALEA, encoded by the coding sequence GTGTCCCTCAAAGCCCTGCGCACCCTGGTCACCATCGCCCGCCATGGCACCTTCGCCCGCGCCGCCGACCTGCTGAGCCTGACCCCTTCGGCGGTGAGCCTGCACATCAAGACCCTGGAAGACGAGCTGCAGGTCGCCCTGTTCGACCGCAGCCGCCGCCAGGTGATGCTGACCGAGGCCGGCCAACTGGCGGTGGCCCGCGCCGAAGGCATCCTGGCTGCCTACGACGAACTGGCCGACACCCTGGCCAGTGGCACCAGCCTGCGCGGTCGCCTGCGCATCGGCGCGATCCACACCGTGCTCGCCCGGCGCCTGCCCAGGGCACTGGTGTGGATCAAGGCGCACCACCCCGAGCTGCACGTCAGCGTGGTGTCGGGCATGTCTGCGGAACTCGCCCGGCGGGTCGAAGATGGCGAGCTCGACGCGGCAGTCACCACCGAACCGGTCAGCCCCTACCCGCAAAGCCTGCAGTACACGCCGCTGTTCGAGGATCGCTTCTGGGCCATTGCCAGCCCGGATCTGGCTGGTCAGAGCCTGTCGGCGCTGCTCGCCAGCCAGCCGTTCCTGCGCTTCGACAAACGCGCATGGGCCGGCCGCCAGATCGAACAGGAACTGCGCCGCCAGCGCCTGCAAGTCAACGAACAGATGGAGCTGGACAGCCAGGAGGCCCTGGCGCGCATGGCGGCCATGGGGCTCGGGGTGGCGGTCATCCCCATGAGCGACGACGACCTCGACCGGCTGCCCGCCGCCACCGTGCTGCCCTTCGGTGAACCGCAGCTGACCCGGCGCATGGTGCTGCTGGAACATGAAAAGAGCCAGCGGCGGCACCTGAGCGCGGTGTTGAAGACCGCGCTCGAGGCTTGA
- a CDS encoding AEC family transporter, whose translation MLHLLLTTLVPIILLIALGTWLRVRGFLAETFWPGAERLSYYVLLPSLFLHGLATANLEGVPVLGMVGVLMLSTLLGALLLVLYQGVASHDGGDFTSVFQGGVRFNNYIGATLAAGLYGTAGIALAAVANAAIVPLVNLLCVLVFARFSARHSSPTTVLKAIFANPLIIGCAAGLLLRVTGLGLPAGLEPTVKALGQAALPLGLLCVGAALGGARLGQQVRPVLAASLFKFLVMPVTTWGLCRLLGLGGQAAVVAVLFQALPTASSSYVMARQMGGNAPLMATIIALQTITAAATLPLVLSLTLN comes from the coding sequence ATGCTCCACCTGCTGCTCACTACTCTCGTCCCGATCATCCTGCTCATCGCCCTGGGCACCTGGCTGCGGGTCCGTGGCTTTCTCGCCGAAACCTTCTGGCCCGGCGCCGAACGCCTGAGCTATTACGTGCTGCTGCCGTCGTTGTTCCTGCACGGCCTGGCCACCGCCAACCTTGAAGGCGTGCCGGTACTGGGCATGGTCGGCGTGCTGATGCTCTCGACCCTACTCGGCGCCCTGCTGCTGGTGCTCTACCAGGGCGTTGCCAGCCATGACGGCGGCGACTTCACCTCGGTGTTCCAGGGTGGCGTGCGCTTCAACAACTACATTGGCGCCACCCTGGCCGCCGGCCTCTACGGCACTGCCGGCATCGCCCTGGCGGCGGTGGCCAACGCCGCCATCGTGCCGCTGGTCAACCTGCTCTGTGTGCTGGTATTCGCCCGCTTCAGCGCACGCCACAGCTCACCGACCACAGTGCTCAAGGCGATCTTCGCCAACCCGTTGATCATCGGCTGCGCGGCTGGCCTGTTGCTACGGGTAACCGGCCTCGGCCTGCCGGCCGGCCTGGAGCCCACGGTCAAGGCCCTGGGCCAGGCGGCGCTGCCCCTTGGCTTGCTGTGCGTCGGCGCGGCGCTCGGCGGGGCGCGACTGGGCCAGCAGGTCAGGCCGGTGCTGGCGGCGTCGCTATTCAAGTTCCTGGTCATGCCGGTGACCACCTGGGGCCTGTGCCGGTTGCTCGGGCTGGGTGGCCAGGCAGCGGTGGTGGCGGTGCTGTTCCAGGCACTGCCCACCGCTTCCTCGTCCTATGTGATGGCCCGGCAGATGGGCGGCAATGCACCGTTGATGGCCACCATCATCGCCCTGCAGACCATCACCGCCGCCGCGACCCTGCCCCTGGTGCTGAGCCTGACACTGAATTGA